The Brachybacterium huguangmaarense genome contains a region encoding:
- a CDS encoding ATP-dependent helicase: protein MPRRDETSTARAAAPSSPGAHSERPAAELFSRATATWFAEAFGEPTPAQDGAWRSVAAGDDTLVVAPTGSGKTLAAFLSAIDRLQFAQGPAAEPERRGTRVLYVSPLKALGVDVERNLTSPLVGTLRAAERLGLDHRPVSVGVRTGDTPPAERRRLATHPPDILITTPESLFLLLSSAARETLATVDTVIIDEIHAVAGTKRGVHLALSLARLDALTERSAQRIGLSATVEPVEEVAAFLTGSGRGRGLGVVRPPSAKRWDVRVTLPVADLATIEPPPDAVDEDDVSGTIWPHVERAVYAEVVAHRSTIVFTNSRRQAERLTGKLNRLHARRLAATDPDLPESADPEAEEIARAHHGSMSKEHRASIEEELKAGRLRCVVATSSLELGIDMGAVDLVIQVESPFSVSSALQRIGRAGHDVGAVSRGVVHPLHAADVVRAAVTVRESLAGRIEPLAVPRNALDVLAQHTVSAAAMDDLDVEQWFDLVRSAAPYAALPRSAFDQTIDLLAGRYPSTAFSELRPRLVHDREAGTLVGRPGAQRLAVTSGGTIPDRGLFPVFIVAGDEDTQARRVGELDEEMVYESRRGDVITLGTSSWRIEEITHDRVTVSPAFGLAGRIPFWHGDGVGRPPVLGRALAAFQAEVAQLDQESAHRELAALGLDENAAGAVVSYLREQEEALGVVPGPDHLVIERFLDELGDWRVVLHCALGQRITGPWALAVGARVEERYGLDGQVMAADDGIVLRIPHGEEPPSAELFVFSPEEIDDEVRRLVGSSALFASRFRECAARALLLPRRDPGSRAPLWQQRQRSASLLDVARPYPQFPIMLEAARECLQDVYDLPALVDLMRQVSARRVQVREVETTAPSPFARSLLFGYISQFIYDADAPLAERRTAALALDQTLLAELLGSVSLRELLDADVIAQVAERLAGLTPERALRGPEDLADALRRLGPLTAAERAERAADGVDIEAAATVLLDQRRAVELRIAGTGHLAAVEDAGLLRDALGVALPPGLAGANLEPVARPVEQLLSRWARARGPFTLEEATGAFGLAPGVARAALEALTADRALSHGEFTPGREGGEWVDTEVLRRIRRASLAASRREIEPVAHDVYARFLGTWQHLALRRDDGHGRDRAAWRGGDGVLSVIDQLTGIGLPLSAWESQVLPARLPDYAPGTLDALFAAGDVTWTGHGRLGAADGWVRLHLTDALPLGLDAAAVEDAAAAVGEDTVAGRVLALLRRSPGALRHGEILRALADAGEAVDPPRLTEALWDLAFSSLLTNDSFQSLRAHALGPAPQRASRSTGRSRPLTRRGAARLSAAMMRAGTTSVAELPAGPAGTGRWSAVRVDPVEPAARSAAVATLLLDRHGVVTRGAMSVEDVPGSFAAVYRVLSALEEGGQCRRGYFVDGLGASQFAPSEAVDLLRDRQRESETGIVESRSTVLAATDPANPYGAALPWPPLPLEPLEGTTVRPARRAGALVVLRDGHVAAFVDKGGKSLLWWADADRTPAVARTLVEAVTTDAVVELLSIERIDGRSIGDGEVAHIVDALGEAGCYRSPRSIRARAGGR from the coding sequence ATGCCCCGCCGCGACGAGACCTCGACCGCGCGGGCAGCCGCGCCCTCGTCGCCGGGCGCGCACTCGGAGCGCCCTGCGGCGGAGCTGTTCTCCCGCGCCACGGCCACCTGGTTCGCCGAGGCGTTCGGCGAGCCCACCCCGGCCCAGGACGGAGCCTGGCGCTCCGTCGCGGCCGGGGACGACACCCTCGTCGTCGCCCCCACCGGGTCCGGCAAGACCCTCGCCGCCTTCCTGAGCGCGATCGATCGCCTGCAGTTCGCCCAGGGCCCTGCCGCCGAGCCGGAGCGGCGCGGCACCCGGGTGCTCTACGTGTCCCCGCTCAAAGCCCTCGGCGTCGACGTCGAGCGGAACCTGACCTCCCCGCTCGTGGGCACGCTCCGGGCCGCCGAGCGGCTCGGGTTGGACCACCGCCCGGTGAGCGTCGGCGTCCGCACGGGCGACACGCCGCCCGCCGAGCGCCGCCGGCTCGCGACCCACCCGCCGGACATCCTCATCACGACCCCCGAGTCGCTGTTCCTGCTGCTGTCCTCGGCGGCGCGCGAGACCCTCGCGACCGTCGACACGGTGATCATCGACGAGATCCACGCGGTCGCCGGCACCAAGCGCGGCGTGCACCTGGCGCTCTCGCTCGCCCGTCTCGACGCGCTCACCGAGCGGTCCGCTCAGCGGATCGGGCTGTCGGCCACGGTCGAGCCCGTCGAGGAGGTCGCCGCGTTCCTCACCGGCAGCGGGCGCGGGCGCGGCCTCGGCGTCGTGCGGCCGCCGTCGGCCAAGCGGTGGGACGTGCGCGTGACGCTGCCCGTCGCCGACCTCGCGACGATCGAGCCGCCGCCCGACGCGGTCGACGAGGACGACGTGTCGGGCACCATCTGGCCCCACGTCGAGCGCGCCGTGTACGCCGAGGTGGTCGCCCACCGCTCGACGATCGTGTTCACCAACTCCCGACGCCAGGCCGAGCGTCTCACCGGCAAGCTCAACCGTCTGCATGCCCGCCGTCTCGCCGCGACCGACCCCGACCTGCCCGAGAGCGCGGACCCGGAGGCGGAGGAGATCGCCCGCGCGCACCACGGCTCGATGTCCAAGGAGCACCGGGCGAGCATCGAGGAGGAGCTCAAGGCGGGGCGGCTGCGCTGCGTGGTCGCGACCTCCTCGCTCGAGCTGGGGATCGACATGGGGGCGGTCGATCTGGTGATCCAGGTCGAGTCCCCCTTCTCGGTGTCCTCCGCGCTGCAGCGGATCGGCCGCGCCGGGCACGATGTCGGCGCCGTCTCCCGCGGCGTGGTCCACCCGCTGCACGCCGCGGACGTCGTCCGAGCCGCCGTGACCGTGCGCGAGTCCCTCGCGGGGCGCATCGAGCCGCTCGCCGTGCCCCGCAACGCCCTGGACGTGCTGGCCCAGCACACCGTGTCGGCCGCGGCCATGGACGACCTCGACGTCGAGCAGTGGTTCGACCTGGTGCGCTCGGCCGCGCCGTACGCGGCGCTCCCCCGGTCCGCCTTCGACCAGACGATCGACCTGCTCGCGGGCCGCTACCCGTCGACCGCCTTCAGCGAGCTGCGCCCGCGCCTGGTCCACGACCGCGAGGCGGGGACCCTCGTGGGGCGTCCCGGGGCCCAGCGCCTCGCGGTCACGAGCGGCGGCACGATCCCCGACCGGGGCCTGTTCCCGGTCTTCATCGTGGCGGGCGACGAGGACACCCAGGCCCGTCGGGTGGGAGAGCTCGACGAGGAGATGGTCTACGAGTCGCGGCGCGGCGACGTGATCACGCTCGGGACCTCGAGCTGGCGGATCGAGGAGATCACGCACGACCGGGTGACGGTCTCCCCCGCCTTCGGGCTGGCCGGGCGGATCCCGTTCTGGCACGGCGACGGCGTGGGCCGCCCGCCCGTGCTGGGGCGCGCCCTCGCGGCGTTCCAGGCCGAGGTCGCCCAGCTCGACCAGGAGTCCGCGCACCGTGAGCTCGCGGCCCTCGGGCTCGACGAGAACGCCGCGGGCGCGGTCGTCTCCTATCTGCGCGAGCAGGAGGAGGCGCTCGGCGTCGTGCCGGGCCCCGACCATCTGGTGATCGAGCGGTTCCTCGACGAGCTCGGCGACTGGCGGGTCGTGCTGCACTGCGCGCTCGGACAGCGCATCACCGGTCCGTGGGCGCTCGCGGTCGGCGCGCGGGTCGAGGAGCGCTACGGGCTGGACGGTCAGGTGATGGCGGCCGACGACGGGATCGTGCTGCGCATCCCCCATGGTGAGGAGCCGCCCTCGGCCGAGCTGTTCGTGTTCTCCCCCGAGGAGATCGACGACGAGGTGCGCCGGCTCGTCGGCTCCTCCGCCCTGTTCGCCTCGCGCTTCCGCGAGTGCGCGGCGCGGGCCCTCCTGCTGCCCCGCCGCGACCCGGGCTCGCGTGCCCCGCTGTGGCAGCAGCGCCAGCGTTCCGCGAGCCTGCTCGACGTCGCCCGCCCCTATCCGCAGTTCCCGATCATGCTCGAGGCGGCGCGCGAGTGCCTCCAGGACGTCTACGACCTGCCCGCGCTCGTCGATCTCATGCGCCAGGTCTCCGCCCGTCGCGTCCAGGTGCGGGAGGTCGAGACCACCGCGCCCTCGCCCTTCGCCCGCTCCCTGCTGTTCGGGTACATCTCGCAGTTCATCTACGACGCGGACGCGCCGCTGGCCGAACGGCGCACCGCCGCCCTCGCGCTCGATCAGACCCTGCTCGCGGAGCTGCTGGGCTCGGTCAGCCTGCGCGAGCTGCTCGATGCCGACGTCATCGCCCAGGTCGCCGAGCGTCTGGCGGGGCTCACCCCCGAGCGGGCCCTGCGAGGACCGGAGGACCTCGCCGACGCGCTGCGCCGCCTGGGTCCGCTGACCGCCGCCGAGCGCGCCGAGCGGGCCGCGGACGGGGTCGACATCGAGGCGGCCGCGACCGTGCTGCTCGATCAGCGCCGCGCCGTCGAGCTGCGGATCGCCGGGACCGGGCATCTGGCCGCGGTCGAGGACGCGGGGCTGCTCCGGGACGCCCTCGGGGTGGCCCTACCGCCCGGCCTCGCCGGCGCGAACCTCGAGCCCGTCGCCCGGCCCGTCGAGCAGCTGCTGTCGCGGTGGGCGCGGGCCCGGGGTCCCTTCACGCTCGAGGAGGCGACGGGCGCCTTCGGTCTCGCACCCGGCGTGGCCCGCGCGGCGCTCGAGGCGCTGACCGCCGACCGGGCGCTGTCGCACGGAGAGTTCACGCCCGGCCGCGAGGGTGGCGAATGGGTGGACACCGAGGTGCTGCGGCGCATCCGGCGGGCGAGCCTCGCGGCCTCGCGCCGGGAGATCGAGCCGGTGGCCCACGACGTCTACGCCCGGTTCCTGGGCACCTGGCAGCACCTCGCCTTGCGCCGCGACGATGGGCACGGGCGCGACCGGGCCGCCTGGCGCGGCGGCGACGGCGTGCTCTCCGTGATCGACCAGCTCACGGGCATCGGGCTGCCCCTGTCGGCGTGGGAGAGCCAGGTGCTGCCCGCGCGGCTCCCGGACTACGCGCCCGGCACGTTGGACGCCCTCTTCGCCGCGGGGGACGTCACCTGGACGGGTCACGGCCGCCTCGGCGCCGCCGATGGCTGGGTGCGCCTGCACCTGACCGACGCCCTGCCCCTCGGGCTCGACGCGGCCGCCGTGGAGGACGCTGCGGCGGCGGTCGGGGAGGACACCGTGGCCGGGCGCGTGCTCGCGCTCCTGCGCCGATCCCCCGGCGCGCTGCGCCACGGCGAGATCCTGCGTGCCCTCGCCGACGCGGGCGAGGCGGTGGACCCGCCGCGCCTGACCGAGGCGCTGTGGGACCTCGCGTTCTCCTCGCTCCTCACCAACGACTCCTTCCAGTCGCTGCGCGCCCATGCGCTCGGGCCCGCACCGCAGCGCGCCTCGCGGTCGACGGGCCGCTCCCGCCCGCTCACGCGGCGCGGAGCGGCCCGCCTCTCGGCCGCGATGATGCGCGCGGGGACGACCTCCGTCGCCGAGCTGCCGGCGGGGCCCGCCGGGACTGGGCGTTGGTCGGCGGTGCGGGTCGACCCGGTCGAGCCGGCTGCGCGCTCCGCCGCGGTCGCGACCCTGCTGCTGGACCGGCACGGCGTGGTCACGCGAGGGGCGATGAGCGTCGAGGACGTGCCGGGGTCGTTCGCGGCCGTCTACCGCGTGCTCTCCGCCCTCGAGGAGGGCGGGCAGTGCCGTCGCGGGTACTTCGTCGACGGTCTCGGCGCCTCCCAGTTCGCGCCGAGCGAGGCCGTGGATCTGCTGCGCGACCGCCAGCGGGAGTCGGAGACGGGGATCGTCGAGTCGCGCAGCACGGTGCTCGCCGCGACCGACCCGGCGAACCCCTACGGCGCGGCCCTGCCCTGGCCGCCGCTGCCCCTCGAGCCGCTCGAGGGCACGACCGTCCGGCCCGCGCGTCGGGCCGGGGCCCTCGTCGTGCTGCGGGACGGGCACGTCGCCGCGTTCGTCGACAAGGGCGGCAAGTCGCTGCTGTGGTGGGCCGACGCCGACCGGACGCCGGCGGTGGCGCGCACCCTCGTCGAGGCCGTGACCACGGACGCCGTGGTCGAGCTGCTGTCCATCGAACGGATCGACGGACGATCGATCGGCGACGGGGAGGTCGCGCACATCGTCGACGCGCTCGGCGAGGCCGGCTGCTACCGCTCCCCGCGATCGATCCGCGCGCGGGCGGGAGGTCGCTGA
- a CDS encoding superoxide dismutase codes for MAGNTEYTLPDLPYDYSALEPAISGKIMELHHDKHHATYVKGANTALEKLAAARESGDFGTINQLSKDLAFNLGGHVNHSIFWTNLSPEGGDKPEGELAAAIDDQFGSFDKFRDQFSAAALGIQGSGWAILAFDSIAKNLVIEQFYDQQNGIPVATVPLFQLDMWEHAFYLDYQNVKADYVKAIWNIVNWKNVAERFENARTNTQGLVTPGA; via the coding sequence ATGGCGGGTAACACCGAGTACACGCTCCCCGATCTCCCCTACGACTACAGCGCTCTCGAGCCTGCGATCTCCGGCAAGATCATGGAGCTCCACCACGACAAGCACCACGCGACGTACGTCAAGGGCGCCAACACCGCGCTCGAGAAGCTCGCCGCCGCCCGCGAGTCCGGGGACTTCGGCACCATCAACCAGCTGTCGAAGGACCTCGCGTTCAACCTCGGCGGCCACGTGAACCACTCGATCTTCTGGACGAACCTCTCGCCCGAGGGCGGCGACAAGCCCGAGGGCGAGCTCGCCGCCGCGATCGACGACCAGTTCGGCTCGTTCGACAAGTTCCGCGATCAGTTCTCCGCCGCCGCGCTGGGTATCCAGGGCTCCGGCTGGGCGATCCTCGCCTTCGACTCGATCGCCAAGAACCTCGTCATCGAGCAGTTCTACGACCAGCAGAACGGCATCCCGGTCGCGACCGTGCCGCTGTTCCAGCTGGACATGTGGGAGCACGCCTTCTACCTCGACTACCAGAACGTCAAGGCGGACTACGTCAAGGCGATCTGGAACATCGTGAACTGGAAGAACGTGGCGGAGCGCTTCGAGAACGCTCGCACCAACACGCAGGGCCTGGTGACCCCGGGCGCCTGA
- a CDS encoding single-stranded DNA-binding protein yields MRELRTTAMGNVAKDITIHEYPDGGVTAIIRLAVTSRYYDQGSKDFTDRKTEFITVYARRALARHVGACVHKGDPLIVTGRLSTNEWEREDGKPGHSLVINAEAIGHDLTFGASEYTRSPRRRDEPDIDENTGEIISTTTGSLVGTAAGGEDGGAGLVDPERDPALADAGAPF; encoded by the coding sequence ATGCGCGAACTGCGGACGACGGCGATGGGCAACGTCGCCAAGGACATCACGATCCATGAGTACCCTGACGGCGGGGTGACGGCGATCATCCGGCTCGCTGTCACCTCCCGCTACTACGACCAGGGCTCCAAGGACTTCACCGACCGCAAGACGGAGTTCATCACCGTGTACGCGCGCCGTGCCCTCGCCCGCCACGTCGGGGCGTGCGTGCACAAGGGAGATCCGCTCATCGTGACGGGCCGGCTGTCGACGAACGAGTGGGAGCGCGAGGACGGCAAGCCCGGGCACTCCCTCGTCATCAACGCCGAGGCGATCGGGCACGATCTCACCTTCGGCGCCTCGGAGTACACGCGCAGCCCGCGCCGCCGGGACGAGCCGGACATCGACGAGAACACCGGCGAGATCATCTCGACGACGACGGGCTCGCTCGTCGGGACGGCCGCCGGGGGCGAGGACGGGGGAGCGGGGCTGGTCGATCCGGAGCGCGATCCCGCCCTCGCGGACGCCGGCGCCCCCTTCTGA
- a CDS encoding PPA1309 family protein — MAENSASAPGDALDAPTAALAAAVLEVARHVGDAPLAAPRWFALVDTGALIRSQPSFGALLDDASREAAEADPHHLTPIEIDDVPAVHDPLHALAEVVWPDIAVGGVVACDLDAVRVTEGSSEQARERLGDGAVRAVVAARTDRDAGTWCAVRGRGRRDYALGSHLVPDLADALAESLGEGESTLR, encoded by the coding sequence ATGGCCGAGAACTCAGCTTCCGCCCCGGGCGACGCGCTCGACGCCCCCACCGCCGCCCTGGCCGCCGCGGTCCTCGAGGTCGCCCGCCACGTCGGCGATGCCCCGCTGGCCGCCCCGCGGTGGTTCGCCCTCGTCGACACGGGGGCGCTGATCCGCAGCCAGCCCTCCTTCGGTGCGCTCCTGGACGACGCCTCGCGGGAGGCGGCCGAGGCCGATCCGCACCACCTGACGCCGATCGAGATCGATGACGTGCCCGCCGTGCACGATCCGCTGCACGCCCTCGCCGAGGTCGTGTGGCCGGACATCGCCGTCGGCGGTGTCGTGGCGTGCGATCTGGACGCCGTCCGCGTCACCGAGGGCTCGTCGGAGCAGGCCCGTGAGCGGCTCGGCGACGGCGCCGTGCGCGCGGTCGTCGCCGCCCGGACGGACAGGGACGCCGGCACCTGGTGCGCCGTGCGCGGTCGCGGCCGCCGTGACTACGCGCTCGGCAGTCATCTGGTGCCCGACCTCGCCGACGCCCTCGCCGAGAGCCTCGGCGAGGGCGAGAGCACCCTCCGGTAG
- a CDS encoding UPF0182 family membrane protein, translated as MITAVVIGALLVVLLLMSELVTRFLWFDQLGYDRVLMTSWIAQGVLFLIGAIAFAIPLYVSLRIAYTRRPVYPPVTREQEALEQFRSAVDPLRRGVTIIAPIVVGLFGGLAASRSWQEALLFMHPQSFGTADPIFGNDVSFYVFTLPMIDLALAFARFVCLVALIGAIIGHFVYGGVSWDQSEGLGVTRAARRHLGVLAALYVLLLGVSHWFERYGLLTGSHSRFDGASYTDVHAILPAKTILAIAAVIVAALFVLWIFRGDWRIPAIGAGLMILATLAVGTAYPWLIQRFQVTPNERSLEQQYIQHNIDATRTAYGLDDVNEIGYEAATDATPGALRTDADTAAQIRLLDPSVVSPTFGQREANRRYWGFDDVLSVDRYKIDGGLQDTVIGVRELRPDKLDLSEQSWVNQHITYTHGFGVAAAYGNHRSADGEPDFLESGVPGQGALGKFEERVYFGKHSPDYSIVGAPKGSDPQEFDYQAGTGDTTAGTQISNTFAGDGGPSLSNWFVRLLYAIKFRDPNVVISSYVNSDSQVLYDRNPEQRVHAVAPFLSLDSGMYPAVVDGRLVWVVDGYTTTTQYPYSQSIGLDDTIRDSQTDPSETSSLRSSEANYLRNGVKATVDAYDGSVTLYAWDTDDPILKAWQQVFPGEMKSIDTVSGDLMQHLRYPEDLFKTQRTVLARYHVTSANEFYGQQDFWQIPPDPTKGATTAADGTTQQREAQPPHYLTLQMPDEDSPRFTMSSSYVPAEGQQVLSGFLAVDSETGDAAGKPADSYGKLTLLTLPASNPVNGPGQVQATFNSDPAVSQALNLLKSGNSEVINGNLLTLPIGGGLLYVQPVYLQSSTAGGGTQYPLLQMVLVSFGEKIGFAPTLDQALDEVFGGDSGANAGDAGVSAEGQAGAKDTSTGETTTDEDQGAPSQDAGDAQTRLDQALADMRTAEDDAAAAMQAGDWTKYGDAQTRLGDALDRAVAANQELTGSGAGQASDGGGN; from the coding sequence GTGATCACAGCGGTCGTGATCGGCGCGCTGCTCGTGGTCCTGCTGCTCATGTCCGAGCTCGTGACCCGGTTCCTGTGGTTCGACCAGCTCGGCTACGACCGGGTGCTCATGACCTCCTGGATCGCGCAGGGCGTCCTCTTCCTCATCGGCGCGATCGCCTTCGCCATCCCGCTGTACGTGAGCCTGCGCATCGCCTACACGCGCCGGCCCGTCTACCCGCCGGTCACGCGCGAGCAGGAGGCGCTCGAGCAGTTCCGCAGCGCGGTGGACCCGCTGCGCCGCGGCGTCACGATCATCGCCCCCATCGTCGTCGGCCTCTTCGGCGGCCTCGCCGCCTCGCGGTCCTGGCAGGAGGCGCTGCTGTTCATGCATCCGCAGAGCTTCGGGACCGCCGACCCGATCTTCGGCAACGACGTCTCGTTCTACGTGTTCACGCTCCCGATGATCGACCTCGCGCTCGCCTTCGCGCGCTTCGTGTGCCTGGTCGCCCTGATCGGCGCGATCATCGGCCACTTCGTCTACGGCGGCGTCTCGTGGGACCAGTCCGAAGGGCTCGGCGTGACCCGCGCCGCCCGCCGCCACCTGGGCGTGCTCGCGGCGCTGTACGTGCTGCTGCTCGGCGTCTCCCACTGGTTCGAGCGCTACGGCCTGCTCACCGGGAGCCACTCGCGCTTCGACGGCGCCTCGTACACCGACGTGCACGCGATCCTGCCCGCCAAGACGATCCTGGCGATCGCGGCGGTCATCGTCGCGGCCCTGTTCGTGCTCTGGATCTTCCGCGGCGACTGGCGGATCCCCGCGATCGGGGCGGGCCTCATGATCCTCGCGACCCTCGCGGTCGGCACCGCCTATCCGTGGCTCATCCAGCGCTTCCAGGTCACCCCGAACGAGCGCTCCCTCGAGCAGCAGTACATCCAGCACAACATCGACGCCACCCGCACCGCCTACGGCCTCGACGACGTCAACGAGATCGGCTACGAGGCCGCGACCGACGCCACGCCGGGCGCGCTGCGCACGGATGCGGACACGGCCGCGCAGATCCGTCTGCTCGACCCGTCGGTCGTCTCGCCGACCTTCGGCCAGCGCGAGGCGAACCGTCGCTACTGGGGCTTCGACGACGTGCTGTCCGTCGACCGGTACAAGATCGACGGCGGCCTGCAGGACACCGTGATCGGCGTGCGCGAGCTGCGGCCCGACAAGCTCGACCTGTCGGAGCAGTCCTGGGTCAACCAGCACATCACCTACACCCACGGTTTCGGCGTCGCAGCGGCCTACGGCAACCATCGCAGCGCCGACGGCGAGCCCGACTTCCTCGAGTCCGGGGTGCCCGGCCAGGGAGCGCTCGGGAAGTTCGAGGAGCGTGTCTACTTCGGCAAGCACTCGCCGGACTACTCGATCGTCGGCGCGCCCAAGGGCTCCGACCCGCAGGAGTTCGACTATCAGGCGGGCACGGGCGACACGACCGCCGGCACCCAGATATCCAACACCTTCGCCGGTGACGGCGGCCCGTCGCTCAGCAACTGGTTCGTGCGCCTGCTGTACGCGATCAAGTTCCGCGACCCCAACGTCGTGATCTCCTCGTACGTCAACAGCGACTCGCAGGTGCTGTACGACCGCAACCCCGAGCAGCGTGTGCACGCGGTCGCGCCGTTCCTGTCGCTCGACTCGGGCATGTACCCCGCGGTGGTCGACGGCCGCCTGGTGTGGGTGGTCGACGGCTACACCACCACCACGCAGTACCCGTACTCCCAGAGCATCGGGCTGGACGACACGATCCGCGACTCCCAGACGGACCCCTCCGAGACCAGCTCGCTGCGCAGCTCCGAGGCCAACTATCTGCGCAACGGCGTCAAGGCCACGGTCGACGCCTACGACGGCTCGGTCACCCTGTACGCGTGGGACACCGACGACCCGATCCTGAAGGCGTGGCAGCAGGTGTTCCCCGGTGAGATGAAGAGCATCGACACCGTCAGCGGGGACCTCATGCAGCATCTGCGCTACCCCGAGGACCTGTTCAAGACCCAGCGCACCGTGCTCGCGCGCTACCACGTGACGAGCGCCAACGAGTTCTACGGGCAGCAGGACTTCTGGCAGATCCCGCCGGATCCGACCAAGGGGGCGACGACCGCGGCGGACGGCACCACCCAGCAGCGCGAGGCGCAGCCCCCGCACTACCTGACGCTCCAGATGCCCGACGAGGACTCGCCGCGCTTCACGATGTCCTCGAGCTATGTGCCGGCGGAGGGCCAGCAGGTGCTCTCGGGCTTCCTCGCGGTCGACTCCGAGACCGGCGACGCGGCGGGCAAGCCGGCGGACTCCTACGGCAAGCTCACGCTGCTGACGCTGCCCGCCTCCAACCCGGTCAACGGGCCCGGTCAGGTGCAGGCCACGTTCAACTCCGACCCGGCGGTCTCGCAGGCGCTGAACCTGCTGAAGTCCGGCAACTCGGAGGTCATCAACGGCAACCTGCTCACCCTGCCGATCGGCGGCGGCCTGCTGTACGTGCAGCCGGTCTACCTGCAGTCCTCGACGGCCGGCGGCGGCACCCAGTACCCGCTGCTGCAGATGGTCCTGGTCTCCTTCGGCGAGAAGATCGGCTTCGCGCCCACGCTCGACCAGGCCCTCGACGAGGTCTTCGGCGGAGACTCCGGCGCCAACGCCGGTGACGCCGGCGTGAGCGCCGAGGGACAGGCGGGCGCCAAGGACACGTCCACGGGCGAGACGACGACGGATGAGGACCAGGGCGCACCGTCGCAGGACGCCGGGGACGCCCAGACCCGCCTGGACCAGGCGCTGGCTGACATGCGGACCGCCGAGGACGACGCCGCGGCGGCGATGCAGGCCGGGGACTGGACCAAGTACGGAGATGCCCAGACCCGCCTCGGCGACGCCCTGGACCGCGCCGTGGCCGCCAACCAGGAGCTCACCGGGAGCGGCGCCGGGCAGGCCAGCGACGGGGGAGGGAACTGA
- a CDS encoding SGNH/GDSL hydrolase family protein, which translates to MSEHAPRSRTFLFIGDSVTAGRREEDPEDLGFGYVRLIAEHVAAHEPASRVVNRGRGGDRVRDLAARFTADCLDLDPDVVTIAVGVNDTWRRFDQDDPTDDDDFEADYRFLLDQLSATRPAAPVLLVVPFVTDVDAERAAFHADLDPKVHRLRSLAHEFGATLVDAEKTMHDALADGHTPQTLAPDGIHPTVAGHRLIADAWLDAFRDEEHHQHHHRE; encoded by the coding sequence ATGAGCGAGCACGCCCCCCGATCCCGCACCTTCCTGTTCATCGGCGACTCCGTCACCGCCGGTCGCCGTGAGGAGGACCCCGAGGACCTCGGCTTCGGCTACGTGCGCCTCATCGCCGAGCACGTCGCCGCGCACGAGCCCGCCTCCCGCGTCGTCAACCGCGGCCGCGGCGGCGACCGGGTGCGTGACCTCGCCGCGCGCTTCACGGCCGACTGCCTGGACCTCGACCCCGACGTCGTGACCATCGCCGTCGGTGTCAACGACACCTGGCGGCGCTTCGACCAGGACGACCCGACGGACGACGACGACTTCGAGGCCGACTACCGCTTCCTGCTCGACCAGCTCTCGGCCACCCGTCCCGCCGCCCCGGTGCTGCTCGTCGTACCCTTCGTGACCGACGTCGATGCCGAGCGGGCGGCCTTCCACGCGGACCTCGATCCCAAGGTCCATCGTCTGCGCTCCCTCGCGCACGAGTTCGGGGCGACGCTCGTCGACGCCGAGAAGACCATGCACGACGCCCTCGCGGACGGCCACACGCCGCAGACCCTGGCCCCCGACGGCATCCATCCCACGGTCGCCGGGCACCGCCTGATAGCCGACGCCTGGCTCGACGCGTTCCGCGACGAGGAGCACCACCAGCATCACCACCGGGAGTGA
- a CDS encoding C2 family cysteine protease → MGRRLRASQGVESPALGPGAAGWREDRSALDRTRRPRQGVLGDCWVVAALLAVHEADPAAGRHLLAPGPGDTWAVTLYERRRPVRVLVDRTMPVTAQGRWAYAREAGAAPGWVGIVEKAAALHVAGSYRVLARGFGRSGLAVLTGLPVRTHLRLPPASSIDEWLRAGHAIVASTHPASPLVRTEHGPLPRDHVMAVVGADPVTGHVRLRNPWRPEDVLTVDARTFRRGFLSLDRTVATVRR, encoded by the coding sequence GTGGGCCGGCGCCTTCGCGCGTCACAGGGCGTCGAGAGCCCTGCGCTGGGTCCCGGCGCGGCCGGGTGGCGCGAGGACCGTTCGGCCCTGGACCGCACGCGCCGCCCGCGCCAAGGAGTGCTCGGTGACTGCTGGGTGGTGGCCGCGCTGCTGGCCGTGCACGAGGCCGACCCCGCCGCGGGCCGGCACCTGCTGGCTCCCGGCCCCGGAGACACCTGGGCCGTGACCCTGTACGAGCGCCGACGCCCGGTGCGGGTGCTCGTGGACCGCACGATGCCCGTCACGGCGCAGGGCCGGTGGGCCTACGCTCGCGAGGCCGGTGCCGCGCCCGGGTGGGTGGGGATCGTGGAGAAGGCGGCCGCGCTGCACGTGGCGGGCTCGTACCGCGTTCTCGCCCGGGGCTTCGGCCGGTCCGGACTGGCCGTGCTGACGGGCCTCCCGGTGCGCACCCACCTGCGCCTGCCCCCGGCGTCGTCGATCGACGAGTGGCTGCGGGCCGGGCACGCGATCGTCGCCTCGACCCATCCCGCGAGCCCGCTCGTGCGCACCGAGCACGGCCCGCTCCCCCGGGACCACGTGATGGCCGTCGTCGGTGCGGATCCCGTGACGGGGCACGTGCGTCTGAGGAACCCGTGGCGGCCCGAGGACGTGCTGACCGTGGACGCGCGCACCTTCCGCCGCGGGTTTCTCTCGCTCGACCGGACCGTCGCGACCGTGCGGCGCTGA